A DNA window from Pseudorasbora parva isolate DD20220531a chromosome 19, ASM2467924v1, whole genome shotgun sequence contains the following coding sequences:
- the qrfp gene encoding uncharacterized protein qrfp isoform X2, translating to MKFKVFHLSFTLQTTVFFLLVLLVQPPRGLMLPHHPMVFLPTLDNPEWEATMLQLQSSLGGPDGRPVAALQPWALIQGLEPEELQRRVKTEMGWGQRGTVKDQKRGDLGQRPMGTLPDNHIVSVPYPRGGEMEEDGGEKRNEALTSIAGGLQAYNRQKGGFGFRFGRK from the coding sequence ATGAAATTCAAGGTTTTCCATCTCTCCTTCACTCTTCAAACCACAGTTTTCTTTTTGCTGGTTCTACTGGTTCAGCCTCCCCGAGGTCTAATGCTACCACACCATCCCATGGTTTTTTTGCCAACACTGGACAACCCTGAGTGGGAAGCAACAATGCTCCAGCTGCAGTCTTCGCTGGGAGGTCCAGATGGCAGGCCAGTGGCAGCACTCCAGCCCTGGGCTCTGATTCAGGGCCTGGAACCCGAAGAGCTTCAGAGGAGGGTAAAGACAGAAATGGGATGGGGACAGAGGGGCACGGTGAAGGACCAGAAGAGAGGGGATCTGGGACAGAGACCCATGGGGACATTGCCAGACAACCATATAGTGTCTGTGCCATATCCACGGGGGGGAGAAATGGAAGAAGATGGTGGAGAGAAGCGGAACGAGGCACTCACTTCCATTGCAGGAGGTTTGCAAGCCTACAACAGACAGAAAGGAGGATTTGGGTTTCGATTTGGCAGAAAATGa
- the qrfp gene encoding uncharacterized protein qrfp isoform X1, whose product MRFDALQNCEDQRRMKFKVFHLSFTLQTTVFFLLVLLVQPPRGLMLPHHPMVFLPTLDNPEWEATMLQLQSSLGGPDGRPVAALQPWALIQGLEPEELQRRVKTEMGWGQRGTVKDQKRGDLGQRPMGTLPDNHIVSVPYPRGGEMEEDGGEKRNEALTSIAGGLQAYNRQKGGFGFRFGRK is encoded by the coding sequence ATGAAATTCAAGGTTTTCCATCTCTCCTTCACTCTTCAAACCACAGTTTTCTTTTTGCTGGTTCTACTGGTTCAGCCTCCCCGAGGTCTAATGCTACCACACCATCCCATGGTTTTTTTGCCAACACTGGACAACCCTGAGTGGGAAGCAACAATGCTCCAGCTGCAGTCTTCGCTGGGAGGTCCAGATGGCAGGCCAGTGGCAGCACTCCAGCCCTGGGCTCTGATTCAGGGCCTGGAACCCGAAGAGCTTCAGAGGAGGGTAAAGACAGAAATGGGATGGGGACAGAGGGGCACGGTGAAGGACCAGAAGAGAGGGGATCTGGGACAGAGACCCATGGGGACATTGCCAGACAACCATATAGTGTCTGTGCCATATCCACGGGGGGGAGAAATGGAAGAAGATGGTGGAGAGAAGCGGAACGAGGCACTCACTTCCATTGCAGGAGGTTTGCAAGCCTACAACAGACAGAAAGGAGGATTTGGGTTTCGATTTGGCAGAAAATGa